Proteins encoded by one window of Salvia splendens isolate huo1 chromosome 5, SspV2, whole genome shotgun sequence:
- the LOC121801883 gene encoding protein ALP1-like, with protein MRDAEKQIPMNSPSLAALISSLISQILIIIFLFFPPSNTLSIATPNPSPHHHPLFPFLHHFLAAAALSLSRKRKRPLPDTDDGAAASRVGRNPDSFKRLFNMKSATFEWLCCLLEPLLDCRDPVDSPLDLPAETRLGIGLYRLATGADHREISARFGVPEADSKFCVKQLCTNYRFWVGFPGPIELESVSSQFETLTGLPNCCGVVSCARFEFDIKKASRNSIPNHWKQSIAAQIVVDSSSRILSIIAGFSGGKTDLNILKSTNFYKDVEKGKILNSQRVVRVNDVDVPQYLVGSGEYPLLPWLLVPFVDPKPGSVEENLNKAHSLMQVSSYKAMASLRNWGVLDRRPIKAEYKAAVACIGACSILHNMLISREDYSAFCHEWDDGAFLHDQNVARLEGNLVEENAFVIRNALSTRARSLDCSN; from the coding sequence CACCCTCTCCATCGCCACACCCAATCCCTCACCTCACCACCATCCCCTCTTTcccttcctccaccacttcctcgccgccgccgccctctCACTCTCCCGTAAACGGAAGCGCCCCCTCCCCGACACAGACGACGGCGCCGCCGCCTCGCGCGTCGGCCGCAACCCCGACTCCTTCAAGCGCCTCTTCAACATGAAATCCGCCACTTTCGAGTGGCTCTGCTGCCTCCTCGAGCCTCTCCTCGACTGCCGCGACCCCGTCGACTCGCCGCTCGACCTCCCCGCCGAGACCCGCCTCGGAATCGGCCTCTACCGCCTCGCCACCGGGGCCGATCACCGCGAGATCTCCGCCCGCTTCGGAGTCCCCGAGGCCGACTCCAAATTCTGCGTCAAGCAGCTCTGCACCAACTACCGCTTCTGGGTCGGGTTTCCCGGCCCCATCGAATTGGAATCCGTCTCCTCTCAATTTGAAACCCTCACCGGCCTCCCCAATTGCTGCGGAGTCGTCAGCTGCGCTAGGTTTGAATTCGATATCAAAAAGGCTAGCAGAAATTCAATCCCTAATCATTGGAAACAGAGCATTGCCGCCCAAATCGTCGTCGATTCATCATCCAGAATTCTAAGCATTATAGCCGGTTTTAGCGGCGGTAAGACTGATTTAAACATCCTAAAATCGACCAATTTCTATAAGGACGTTGAGAAAGGGAAAATCTTGAACTCACAGAGGGTTGTTAGAGTGAATGATGTGGATGTGCCTCAATATCTAGTTGGGAGTGGGGAGTATCCGCTGCTTCCATGGCTGCTAGTACCCTTTGTCGATCCTAAGCCCGGATCAGTTGAGGAGAATCTCAACAAGGCTCATTCTTTGATGCAAGTTTCCTCGTATAAGGCGATGGCGAGTTTGAGGAATTGGGGTGTTTTGGATAGGAGGCCTATCAAGGCAGAGTATAAGGCTGCAGTGGCTTGTATTGGTGCTTGTTCTATACTGCATAATATGTTGATATCAAGGGAGGATTACTCTGCATTTTGCCACGAATGGGATGATGGCGCTTTTCTTCATGATCAAAATGTGGCTAGGCTCGAGGGGAACTTGGTTGAAGAGAACGCATTTGTTATTCGAAATGCATTGTCTACGAGAGCCAGAAGCTTAGATTGTTCGAATTGA
- the LOC121805966 gene encoding caffeoyl-CoA O-methyltransferase-like: MAQTASAATENHAGRQHQEVGHKSLLQSDDLYQYILETSVYPREPEPMKELREITAKHPWNLMTTSADEGQFLNMLLKLINAKNTMEIGVYTGYSLLATALALPDDGKILAMDINKENYELGLPVIEKAGVAHKIDFKEGPALPVLDQMIADGKHHGSFDFIFVDADKDNYLNYHKRLIELVKVGGVIGYDNTLWNGSVVAPPDAPLRKYIRYYRDFVLELNKALAADPRIDICQLPVGDGITLCRRLT; the protein is encoded by the exons atggcGCAAACTGCTTCTGCTGCAACAGAAAACCATGCCGGCCGCCAGCATCAGGAGGTTGGCCACAAGAGCCTTTTGCAGAGTGATGACCTCTACCAG TACATTCTTGAAACCAGTGTGTATCCAAGAGAGCCAGAGCCCATGAAAGAGCTCAGAGAAATAACTGCCAAACATCCATG GAATTTAATGACGACATCTGCGGATGAGGGCCAATTCTTAAACATGCTTTTGAAGCTTATCAATGCCAAAAACACCATGGAGATTGGAGTTTACACCGGCTACTCTCTCTTGGCTACCGCCCTCGCCCTTCCCGACGACGGCAag ATATTGGCAATGGACATCAACAAGGAGAATTACGAATTGGGTCTGCCAGTAATTGAGAAAGCTGGAGTTGCCCACAAAATTGACTTCAAAGAAGGCCCTGCCTTGCCTGTTCTTGATCAAATGATTGCAGAT GGGAAGCACCATGGGTCATTTGACTTCATATTTGTGGATGCTGACAAGGACAATTACTTGAACTACCATAAGAGGCTGATTGAGTTAGTTAAGGTTGGTGGCGTGATCGGGTACGACAACACGCTGTGGAATGGGTCTGTGGTGGCCCCACCGGATGCGCCATTGAGGAAGTATATTCGGTACTACAGGGACTTCGTGCTGGAGCTCAACAAGGCTCTCGCTGCTGATCCAAGGATCGACATTTGCCAGCTGCCCGTTGGCGATGGGATTACCCTGTGCCGCCGCCTCACCTGA
- the LOC121802215 gene encoding 40S ribosomal protein S16, producing the protein MATPTATESVQCFGRKKTAVAVTHCKRGRGLIKINGKPIELVEPEILRYKAFEPILLLGRHRFAGVDMRIRVKGGGHTSQIYAIRQSIAKALVAFYQKYVDEQSKKEIKDILGRYDRTLLVADPRRCEPKKFGGRGARARFQKSYR; encoded by the coding sequence ATGGCTACACCGACCGCAACCGAATCTGTTCAGTGTTTTGGGAGGAAGAAAACTGCAGTAGCGGTCACGCACTGCAAGCGCGGCCGTGGTCTAATCAAAATCAATGGCAAGCCGATCGAGCTGGTGGAGCCGGAGATCCTCAGGTACAAGGCGTTCGAGCcgatcctcctcctcggccgccacCGATTCGCCGGGGTGGATATGCGCATCCGCGTGAAAGGAGGCGGTCACACATCGCAGATCTACGCCATCCGGCAGTCCATCGCGAAGGCGCTCGTGGCGTTCTACCAGAAGTACGTGGACGAGCAGTCGAAGAAGGAGATCAAGGACATCCTCGGTAGATACGACAGGACTCTGCTCGTCGCCGATCCCAGGCGCTGCGAGCCGAAGAAGTTTGGTGGTCGTGGTGCCCGCGCCAGGTTTCAGAAATCCTACCGTTGA
- the LOC121802752 gene encoding filament-like plant protein 7 — protein sequence MDQKTWLWRRKSSEKTILASLDEAQTVSIEKEVDLENSLKLLNEKLASAADECSAKDELVLSYKREAEVAAAGRRKAEEEIGHLRQELDEAQQQRSAANERLGHLNSTLKNCMEQLNLARQDQEQRMRDAVMQTSEEFEKSHKKLEEKLYETRKRLASLTSENTYLSKAVIVKEKLIEDINSVKIQTQAELEALMARLDSVVKENAFLKYENRSVGKELELKNKEIEYSRRSAESSLKQHMENVKKIKKLEVECQRLRGLIRKGPTMLARDMETQGRKQISSRRKATCGGSPLQGHGDVYGLDLENTSKQLRFLIDQVQDLQKENTVFKEFLAKKDEEIFHLRKLKDSESHEKFEHILVKNTVEVDEIGSRALALVSDCQMIGASEMSLMDDFVEMEKLAIVSVKPPCGGSFDVESNSLALEACDTHSETSNDLIKAKDTFCKKIDDDWLQNVTNMILEQHNASFSKRSIDELLEDIRVSSRNIRHPEASQQLPISGCITWKSPPSSPSPAVLSTDSLQPDMNRSITKLRELTVDMNSSKVDGVYEIRAFRWKKSDLTAVLEEFIDSCNKLLNGKISFEKFTVDLAYILEWVMNSCVSIQDHSTVTDEFRKHLGGEGPGTALELESVQNLMLEMEKMHSACKVEIKGLKNELTFTKSSSRVSSPLLGRKGNEALLHKLALSQQGIGSQQNEIEALKRSKRVSEDQLENLKVVNEDLEKQLTVTKAKLHELLQKLSCAEVELDDKSHCCQELEGTCLELQLQLESIANNPYAENHENQGGLLQTGMEITAEASAKLAECEETIVKLGKRLKALGTSAKELDMSDSKKQNSKQPSSLRDQMMLEDNGQVNTEDSPQTKQIISTTEESVLSACNYKAISFPDGQVVTPATYLKSGALVIVPSKKKGGGGIGLLRKLLIRRKKSSSKNTSIYFGK from the exons ATGGATCAGAAAACATGGCTATGGAGGAGAAAATCATCTGAGAAGACCATTCTTGCAAGTTTAGATGAA GCACAAACAGTTTCGATTGAGAAAGAAGTAGATCTCGAGAATTCATTGAAATTGTTGAATGAGAAGTTGGCTTCTGCTGCTGATGAGTGCTCAGCCAAAGATGAACTTGTGTTGAGCTACAAAAGAGAGGCTGAGGTTGCTGCAGCAG GCAGGCGTAAGGCGGAGGAAGAAATAGGCCATCTGAGACAAGAGCTCGATGAGGCTCAACAGCAGAGGTCAGCTGCAAATGAGAGATTAGGCCACTTGAACTCGACGTTGAAGAACTGCATGGAGCAGCTCAATCTTGCTCGGCAAGATCAGGAGCAGAGAATGCGTGATGCTGTGATGCAGACATCTGAGGAGTTTGAGAAATCACACAAGAAGCTCGAGGAGAAGCTGTATGAGACAAGAAAGCGGCTAGCAAGCCTAACTTCTGAGAATACATATCTCAGCAAGGCTGTAATTGTGAAGGAGAAATTGATTGAGGATATCAATAGTGTCAAGATTCAGACACAGGCTGAGTTGGAGGCTCTGATGGCGAGATTGGATTCTGTCGTAAAGGAAAATGCTTTTCTGAAATATGAGAATCGGAGTGTTGGGAAGGAACTTGAGCTCAAGAACAAGGAAATAGAATACAGCCGTCGTTCTGCTGAATCTTCCCTCAAGCAGCATATGGAGAATgtcaagaaaatcaagaagtTGGAAGTGGAATGCCAAAGATTGCGTGGCCTCATACGTAAAGGTCCGACTATGTTGGCACGGGATATGGAGACACAAGGAAGAAAGCAGATCAGTAGTCGGAGGAAGGCCACATGTGGGGGTTCACCTCTGCAAGGCCACGGTGATGTATACGGCCTTGACCTTGAAAACACAAGTAAGCAGCTCCGTTTCTTGATTGATCAGGTGCAGGATTTGCAGAAAGAGAACACGGTTTTCAAGGAGTTTTTGGCCAAGAAAGATGAGGAAATCTTCCATCTTAGAAAACTAAAGGATTCTGAGTCTCATGAGAAATTTGAACATATATTGGTGAAGAATACTGTTGAAGTAGATGAGATCGGTTCGAGGGCTCTTGCATTAGTTTCTGATTGTCAAATGATTGGAGCTTCTGAAATGAGCCTAATGGATGACTTTGTGGAGATGGAGAAACTTGCTATAGTTTCCGTCAAACCTCCATGTGGGGGGTCGTTTGATGTGGAGTCGAACAGCCTTGCTCTGGAGGCGTGTGACACCCATAGTGAAACGAGTAATGATTTAATCAAGGCCAAAGatacattttgcaagaaaattGATGATGATTGGCTACAGAATGTGACTAACATGATCTTGGAGCAACACAATGCTTCTTTTTCGAAAAGAAGCATTGATGAGCTTCTTGAAGACATCAGGGTGTCTTCGCGCAACATCAGACACCCTGAGGCGTCCCAGCAGCTTCCCATCAGTGGATGCATCACATGGAAATCGCCACCTTCGTCTCCAAGCCCAGCAGTGTTGAGCACGGACTCCCTTCAACCCGACATGAACAGATCCATCACGAAATTGAGAGAGCTTACTGTTGACATGAATTCATCAAAAGTGGACGGGGTCTACGAAATTCGTGCTTTCAGATGGAAAAAGAGTGATCTAACTGCAGTCTTGGAAGAATTTATCGACAGTTGCAACAAGCTACTAAATGGGAAGATCAGTTTTGAGAAATTCACAGTAGATTTGGCTTACATTCTTGAATGGGTCATGAACAGTTGTGTCTCGATTCAAGACCATTCCACCGTGACAGACGAATTCAGAAAGCACCTCGGTGGAGAGGGGCCAGGAACGGCGCTGGAGCTCGAATCTGTGCAGAATCTCATGCTTGAAATGGAGAAGATGCATTCAGCATgcaaagtagagataaaagggTTGAAGAATGAGCTGACTTTCACCAAATCATCAAGCCGAGTTAGTAGCCCGTTGTTGGGTAGGAAGGGCAATGAGGCACTGCTGCATAAACTAGCGCTGTCACAACAAGGCATTGGAAGCCAGCAAAATGAGATTGAAGCACTAAAGAGGTCAAAGAGGGTGAGCGAGGATCAGCTAGAGAATCTGAAGGTAGTGAACGAAGATCTCGAGAAGCAGCTCACTGTCACAAAAGCCAAACTTCATGAACTTCTCCAGAAATTATCTTGTGCAGAAGTTGAGCTGGATGATAAAAGCCACTGCTGTCAAGAACTAGAAGGAACCTGCCTTGAGCTTCAACTACAACTCGAAAG CATTGCAAACAATCCATATGCAGAGAATCATGAAAACCAAGGAGGGCTGCTGCAAACT GGGATGGAGATTACTGCAGAAGCATCTGCTAAGTTAGCAGAGTGTGAAGAAACCATAGTGAAGCTAGGAAAACGGCTAAAGGCCTTAGGTACTTCGGCAAAGGAATTAGACATGAGTGACAGCAAGAAGCAAAATTCGAAGCAACCCTCGTCTCTGCGCGATCAGATGATGTTAGAGGACAATGGGCAGGTCAACACCGAGGACTCCCCTCAGACGAAACAGATCATCAGCACGACAGAGGAGAGTGTGCTGTCTGCATGCAACTACAAGGCCATCTCTTTCCCAGATGGCCAAGTTGTAACACCAGCAACATATCTCAAGTCCGGAGCTCTAGTCATAGTCCCAAGTAAGAAGAAAGGAGGCGGAGGAATTGGCTTACTGAGGAAGCTGCTCATTCGGAGGAAGAAAAGTAGCAGCAAGAATACCTCTATTTACTTTGGTAAATGA